The following are encoded together in the Chiroxiphia lanceolata isolate bChiLan1 chromosome 8, bChiLan1.pri, whole genome shotgun sequence genome:
- the LCOR gene encoding ligand-dependent corepressor isoform X3, giving the protein MQRMIRQFAAEYTSKNSSTQDSSQPNSTKNQSLLKASLVASSPTAATAQNPVLSKLLMADQDSPLDLTVRKSQSEPSEQDGVLDLSTKKSPCAGSTSLSHSPGCSSTSGNGEEGAETIAIDSNNQPKSPLEKFMVRLCTHHQKQFIRVLNDIYTEVQPDSDGQQLSESESMEVSTCGSGCSQQSTENQDKGATFTESKLPSSLDPGQSGSDGSLHVTGQALKQPAELKSLDRAENSSPPLRRDFCELPVTRLRSASPKDSSTQGYLSTLNSPSLNFHHTAKSLEGQQAAGHEQETGVRKCEDNKEPLAGKTLVEGYISVKVANVNGSEDSLDSCLGSQKSSFRALPEESWDPGFAVTPPRRADKENTLQCSSKGSLHQDLDAKEQDARPKQENHLHAMARGKAGCHLHPADKGPLDKSKEGWLPTGATPAAHRTPGGHPRTKAASLRSTRKSKKASGLRINDYDNQCDVVYISQPITECHFESQRSVSSHRTARKSTRGYYFNGECCELPTVRTLVKSSRAEERASSPALRTETLVSAKPPPVLSVGGSTGAGREGEKRVSLRLLAKVAPTSREAKERAELGSMQLRDTRALRSREAAMAMPFFSLSAPPSPQKEDRLAGSPPPGCPPAEGGGMRVGGTVTCEAVSSPGSSGDGSGSRQAADFAAIPVPQAHNGEECCPGSDIQTDPDLAASPEPKSPSQPSATTDTAPLAQDGARDPDQLPGSGDAELCEQCLAEPSPCSPGSQAPDEPPATMEGESPLEPPETLQCVDVNKSIDAKPEAESSVMTDDGSLEQEDAVLVSTALPKILEGEAVKNNSTAGEKEPVEGEMPPDPNSSDTAEKDSVSSKDSLDKKRKKGRRVLVASDRCLRSQQSQSPAEGSAEDSGSSSSVQLPCLQIKLSKSPGAKRLKREVELDEAAPTHFPNDCFPSVLLKTSEGPGTGQALESIAEQQPGEENGVTTRQTYKSILVKETAAEGENPSKNDPSANSSQSQPGEMLEISVQPDSEKKNILLPPEYSVPANDAKQVDVKPGNASAKGKESFDSARDMGKPVNYELVTDSPPCPSSRGGNKHLPAKTAKYKKVALQFYNLRHTPAPAPVDIAKKSTPGKESMQVIPKPRDEHSSGNNDCPALEDIDMADSKPKFMEWCAEEENQELIAEFNTQYMKIQKGWIQLEKEVQPTPKVKNKADKLKEIWKSKKRTRKSRGSLEVQKLSPVQMLFMKAFKLSDICQWFLETTETRSLVIVKKLNTRLPGEIPPIKVPMQKYSASSLYPSSLQAERLKKHLKKFAATTPARNNLKNQKLWAKIRESVDKAEAEEATTPNQTPPTDASTKELSEDKTTQPALSLPTQASTRILRKYSNLRGKLRAQQRMVKAEKRSDGPGDHLSLENKQSRKSVCINPLMSPKLALQIKAAAFPAKSPSVDGTGKGRKGKSRSQEDPLPKVDLQLSKKKRMLKESGSTQERSNSSTKDKLPAKKTSKIKHSEVSTKAPATRKQAAMEKSNKLARKMSFKEKRVPKRQLEKVRLPMRKGKENTSRRTLLPPSHEELSKSPKQKPLGESSTRSQKMANKKHSSGKTLTRSMKKMQENNVSQGKRKLRAKVDCSHSKRSRLDPK; this is encoded by the coding sequence tgaggaaggagcagagacaATAGCAATAGACTCTAACAATCAGCCGAAGTCTCCACTGGAAAAATTTATGGTCAGATTGTGTACGCATCACCAGAAGCAGTTCATTCGTGTGCTAAACGACATATACACTGAAGTACAACCAGACTCTGACGGCCAGCAGTTGTCTGAATCTGAGAGCATGGAGGTCTCTACTTGTGGCTCTGGTTGTAGccagcaaagcactgaaaatcagGATAAGGGTGCTACTTTTACTGAATCAAAGCTCCCTTCTTCCTTGGACCCAGGACAGTCAGGGTCCGATGGCTCCCTGCATGTTACGGGACAAGCCCTGAAGCAGCCAGCGGAACTGAAGTCTCTGGACAGAGCAGAGAACTCCAGTCCTCCTTTGAGAAGGGACTTCTGCGAGCTGCCCGTCACCAGGCTTCGCTCTGCTAGTCCAAAGGATAGCTCCACCCAAGGATACCTCAGCACGTTGAACTCTCCCTCTCTGAATTTCCATCATACCGCAAAAAGCCTGGAAGGGCAGCAAGCTGCTGGACACGAGCAAGAAACTGGTGTCAGAAAGTGTGAGGACAATAAAGAGCCGCTAGCAGGTAAGACTCTTGTGGAAGGTTATATTTCAGTCAAAGTGGCAAATGTGAATGGCAGCGAGGACAGCTTAGACAGCTGTCTGGGGTCACAAAAGAGCTCTTTCAGGGCTCTGCCAGAAGAGTCCTGGGATCCTGGCTTTGCAGTGACCCCCCCTCGCAGAGCCGACAAAGAGAACACTTTGCAATGCAGCTCGAAAGGATCTTTGCACCAGGACTTAGACGCAAAAGAACAAGATGCGAGACCAAAGCAAGAAAACCACCTGCATGCCATGGCCAGGGGCAAGGCAGGCTGCCACCTGCACCCGGCTGACAAGGGCCCGCTCGACAAGTCCAAAGAGGGCTGGCTGCCCACTGGCGCCACACCAGCCGCCCACCGGACCCCCGGTGGGCACCCCCGCACCAAGGCAGCCTCCCTCAGGTCCACTCGGAAGAGCAAGAAGGCGTCGGGGTTGAGGATCAACGACTACGACAACCAGTGCGATGTGGTCTACATCAGCCAGCCCATCACCGAGTGCCACTTCGAGAGCCAGCGGTCGGTGTCATCCCACAGGACAGCGAGGAAGAGCACGCGAGGGTATTACTTCAACGGGGAGTGCTGCGAGCTCCCGACTGTCCGCACACTGGTTAAGAGCTCCCGGGCAGAGGAGAGGGCGAGCAGCCCGGCACTGCGAACAGAGACCCTCGTAAGTGCAAAGCCACCCCCGGTGCTCTCAGTGGGGGGGTCTACAGGGGCAGGACGGGAAGGTGAGAAGAGGGTTTCCCTGAGGCTCCTGGCCAAAGTGGCACCAACCAGCCGAGAAGCAAAAgagagagctgagctgggctccaTGCAGCTCCGAGATACCCGAGCGCTCCGGTCAAGGGAAGCTGCCATGGCCATgcccttcttctccctctctgctccaccCAGCCCCCAGAAAGAGGACAGATTGGCTGGCTCACCAccccctggctgccctcctgctgAAGGAGGGGGGATGAGAGTGGGAGGCACTGTCACCTGTGAGGCTGTCAGCAGCCCGGGCTCCTCCGGGgatggcagtggcagcaggcaAGCTGCTGATTTTGCTGCCATTCCAGTCCCACAAGCACACAATGGGGAGGAATGTTGTCCAGGCTCTGACATACAAACTGATCCAGACCTCGCTGCCAGCCCAGAGCCAAAGTCCCCCTCACAGCCCTCTGCCACTACAGACACAGCGCCCTTGGCCCAAGATGGTGCCAGGGATCCTGACCAGCTTCCAGGCTCAGGGGATGCAGAGCTCTGTGAACAGTGCCTGGCAGAGCCCTCCCCATGCTCTCCAGGCTCACAGGCTCCTGATGAGCCCCCTGCCACCATGGAAGGGGAGAGTCCCCTGGAGCCCCCTGAAACCTTGCAGTGTGTAGATGTGAACAAAAGCATTGATGCTAAACCAGAAGCCGAATCATCGGTCATGACAGATGATGGCTCTCTTGAGCAAGAGGATGCTGTGCTGGTCAGCACAGCCCTCCCCAAAATCTTGGAAGGGGAGGCAGTGAAGAATAACAGCACAGCAGGTGAAAAAGAGCCTGTTGAAGGGGAAATGCCACCTGATCCCAACAGCTCAGACACTGCAGAGAAAGATTCTGTCTCTTCCAAGGACAGTCTAGACAAGAAGCGAAAGAAAGGCAGGAGAGTACTTGTGGCATCGGATCGATGTCTCCGAAGCCAGCAATCCCAGTCACCTGCCGAGGGCAGTGCTGAGGACTCTGGttcttccagctctgtgcagcttCCTTGCCTTCAGATCAAACTCTCCAAGAGCCCTGGCGCTAAGCGGTTAAAGAGAGAAGTGGAGCTGGATGAGGCAGCACCCACACACTTCCCAAATGACTGCTTCCCCAGTGTGCTGCTCAAAACCAGCGAGGGGCCAGGCACTGGCCAGGCTCTAGAGAGTATCgctgagcagcagccaggcGAGGAGAATGGTGTCACTACCAGACAAACCTATAAAAGCATCTTAGTGAAAGAGActgctgcagagggagaaaatCCCTCTAAAAATGACCCCTCTGCTAACAGCAGCCAAAGTCAACCGGGTGAGATGCTGGAAATCAGTGTCCAACCTgattctgagaagaaaaacattctcCTCCCTCCAGAATACAGTGTTCCTGCAAATGATGCCAAGCAAGTGGATGTGAAACCAGGCAATGCCAGTGCAAAGGGCAAGGAGAGCTTTGACAGTGCCAGGGATATGGGCAAGCCGGTGAACTATGAGCTGGTGACCGATTCGCCTCCAtgtcccagcagcagaggtggaAACAAGCATCTTCCAGCAAAAACTGCAAAGTATAAAAAGGTTGCCCTGCAGTTTTATAACTTACGACACACACCTGCACCTGCACCGGTAGACATTGCAAAAAAGAGCACACCAGGGAAGGAGTCTATGCAAGTGATCCCCAAACCAAGGGATGAACACAGTTCAGGGAATAATGactgcccagcactggaggACATAGACATGGCTGACAGCAAACCAAAGTTCATGGAGTGGTGTGCTGAAGAGGAGAACCAGGAGCTCATTGCCGAGTTCAACACTCAGTACATGAAAATCCAGAAGGGCTGGattcagctggagaaggaagtGCAGCCAACCCCTAAAGTAAAGAACAAAGCTGACAAATTGAAAGAGatttggaaaagcaagaaaagaacaCGGAAAAGTAGAGGATCACTGGAAGTGCAGAAGCTTTCTCCTGTCCAGATGCTATTTATGAAGGCCTTTAAACTGTCTGACATATGCCAGTGGTTTCTGGAGACAACTGAAACCAGGTCCCTAGTGATCGTGAAGAAACTCAACACCCGTCTCCCAGGGGAGATCCCCCCCATCAAAGTCCCCATGCAGAAGTATTCTGCCTCCAGTCTCTACCCCAGCTCACTGCAAGCTGAACGTTTGAAAAAACATCTCAAGAAGTTCGCTGCCACTACCCCAGCTCGAAATAACCTGAAGAACCAAAAGCTTTGGGCCAAAATTCGTGAGAGCGTCGATAAAGCAGAGGCTGAAGAAGCCACCACTCCCAACCAGACCCCTCCTACCGATGCCAGTACCAAGGAGCTGAGCGAAGACAAAACCACTCAACCTGCCCTCAGCTTGCCCACGCAGGCAAGCACCAGGATCCTGCGCAAGTACTCCAACCTGCGGGGCAAGCTGCGAGCCCAGCAGCGCATGGTGAAGGCTGAGAAGCGGAGTGATGGCCCAGGGGACCATCTGTCCCTGGAGAACAAGCAGAGCCGGAAGAGTGTGTGCATCAACCCCCTGATGTCTCCAAAGTTAGCCTTGCAGATCAAAGCAGCCGCCTTTCCTGCTAAATCTCCATCAGTggatgggacagggaaggggcGGAAGGGGAAGAGCAGGTCCCAAGAGGACCCCTTGCCCAAAGTCGACCTCCAGCTCAGCAAGAAGAAGAGGATGCTGAAGGAGAGCGGGAGCACCCAGGAGAGATCCAACTCCTCCACCAAGGACAAGCTGCCTGCCAAAAAGACGagtaaaataaagcattcagaGGTCAGCACAAAAGCTCCCGCCACCCGAAAGCAGGCTGCCATGGAGAAGAGCAATAAACTGGccagaaaaatgtctttcaaagaGAAGAGAGTCCCAAaaaggcagctggagaaggTGCGGCTCCCTATGCGGAAGGGCAAGGAGAACACCAGCAGACGGACCCTGCTACCCCCCAGCCACGAGGAGCTGTCCAAATCTCCGAAGCAGAAGCCCCTGGGGGAGTCCTCCACACGGTCACAGAAGATGGCCAACAAGAAGCACAGCAGTGGGAAGACCCTGACAAGGTCCATGAAGAAGATGCAGGAGAATAATGTGTCACAGGGCAAGAGGAAGCTGAGGGCAAAAGTGGACTGTTCGCACAGCAAACGCTCGCGACTGGACCCGAAGTAG
- the SLIT1 gene encoding slit homolog 1 protein: MAAPTPGGAAGVPAGLRAAAWLLACAALCRGRAAACPPLCACSGTTVDCHGSALRAVPRSIPRGTERLELNGNNITRINKNDFAGLKQLRVLQLMENQISTVERGAFDDMKELERLRLNRNQLHTLPELLFQNNQALSRLDLSENFIQAIPRKAFRGATDLKNLQLDKNQISCIEDGAFRALRGLEVLTLNNNNITSIPVSSFNHMPKLRTFRLHSNHLFCDCHLAWLSQWLRQRPTIGLFTQCSAPAQLRGLNVAEIQKNEFSCSGQTDPARAQLCSLSSGSCPAMCTCSNGIVDCRGKGLTAIPANLPETMTEIRLELNGIKSIPPGAFSPYKKLRRIDLSNNQISEIAPDAFQGLRSLNSLVLYGNKITDLPKGVFGGLFALQLLLLNANKINCVRADTFQDLQNLSLLSLYDNKIQSLAKGTFTSLRAIQTLHLAQNPFICDCNLKWLADFLRANPVETSGARCASPRRLANKRIGQIKSKKFRCSAKEQYFIPGTEDYQLNSECNSDVICPPKCRCESGVVECSNLKLTKIPDRIPQSTAELRLNSNEISILEATGIFKKLPHLKKINLSNNKVSEIEDGAFEGASSVNELHLTVNQLESVRSGMFRGLDGLRTLMLRNNRISCIHNDSFTGLRNVRLLSLYDNQISTIAPGAFDTLQSLSTLNLLANPFNCNCQLAWLGEWLRKRKIVTGNPRCQNPDFLRQIPLQDVAFPDFRCEEGKEETTCIPRPQCPQECTCLDTVVRCSNKHLKALPKGIPKNVTELYLDGNQFTQVPGQLSTFKYLQLVDLSNNKISSLSNSSFTNMSQLTTLILSYNSLQCIPPQAFEGLRSLRLLSLHGNDISSLPEGIFADVTSLSHLAIGANPLYCSCNLRWLSSWVKTGYKEPGIARCAGPPDMEGKLLLTTPAKKFECQGPPSLSVQAKCNPCLSSPCQNQGTCHNDPLSFYRCTCPSGYKGRDCEVPLSGCSSNPCANGGTCQPEEGEGAGFRCLCPEGFEGLSCRATSNPCKEHVCGNGGSCVPSATNYTCLCPAHYTGEFCEQPPDFCSSELNPCQHDSTCISTSQGPRCVCAPGYVGSNCSEDFDDCQDHRCQNNARCLDEVNGYSCLCTEGYSGQLCEMPPHTAGQSGLCERAECQNGAPCVERGARALCQCLPGFGGPKCEKLLSVNFVDRDTYLQFTDLQDWPRANITLQVSTAEGNGILLYNGDSDHMAVELYQGHVRVSYDPGTHPSSAIYSAETINDGQFHTVELVTFDQMVNLSIDGGSPMTMDNSGKHYTLNSEAPLYVGGMPVDVNSAAFRLWQLLNGTSFHGCIRNLYINNELQDFTKTRMTPGVVPGCEPCRKLYCLHGICQPAGAQGPVCHCEPGWDGPHCDQPRGGPCQGHKCVHGLCLPLDALSYSCQCREGYQGALCNQPAEPPDPCHHQPCIHGHCHLTPGGQPTCECHDGYTGALCDQEPECRGEPVRDYHQVQRGYAICQTTRPVAWVECRGTCGGPDAGCCTGLRLRRRKYAFECSNGATFVEEVEKPSKCGCSQCL; this comes from the exons GGACCTGAGTGAGAACTTCATCCAggccatccccaggaaagcgTTCCGTGGAGCCACCGACCTCAAGAACCT GCAACTGGACAAGAATCAGATCAGCTGCATCGAGGATGGAGCTTTCCGTGCCCTGCGGGGGCTGGAGGTCCT GACCCTGAATAACAACAATATCACTTCTATCCCCGTGTCCAGCTTCAACCACATGCCCAAGCTGCGGACGTT CCGCCTGCACTCCAACCATCTCTTCTGCGACTGCCACCTGGCCTGGCTTTCGCAGTGGCTGCGCCAGCGTCCCACCATCGGGCTCTTCACgcagtgctctgctcctgcccagctccgTGGCCTCAATGTGGCTGAGATCCAGAAGAATGAGTTCAGCTGCTCCG GACAAACGGACCCAGCACGTGCCCAACTCTGCAGCTTGTCCTCTGGCTCCTGCCCAGCCATGTGCACTTGCAGCAATGGCATCGTGGACTGTCGGGGCAAGGGGCTGACGGCCATCCCTGCCAACCTGCCCGAGACCATGACAGAGAT ACGTCTGGAACTCAATGGCATCAAGTCCATCCCTCCAGGTGCCTTCTCCCCCTACAAGAAGCTGCGGAGGAT AGACCTGAGCAACAACCAGATCTCGGAGATCGCCCCTGACGCCTTCCAGGGGCTGCGCTCGCTGAACTCGCT GGTGCTGTATGGCAACAAGATCACGGACCTCCCCAAGGGTGTCTTCGGGGGACTTTTTGCCTTGCAGCTGCT GCTTCTTAATGCCAACAAGATCAACTGCGTACGGGCTGACACCTTCCAGGACCTGCAGAATCTCTCGCTGCTCTCGCTCTATGACAACAAGATCCAGAGCCTGGCCAAGGGCACCTTCACCTCCCTGCGGGCCATCCAGACCCT gcaccTGGCCCAGAATCCCTTCATCTGCGACTGCAACCTGAAGTGGCTGGCAGATTTCCTCCGTGCCAACCCCGTGGAGACCAGCGGTGCCCGCTGTGCCAGCCCGCGCCGCCTGGCCAACAAGCGCATCGGCCAGATCAAGAGCAAGAAGTTTCGCTGCTCGG ccAAAGAGCAGTATTTCATCCCAG GGACAGAGGATTACCAGCTGAACAGTGAGTGCAACAGTGACGTGATCTGCCCCCCAAAGTGCCGCTGTGAATCAGGTGTGGTCGAGTGCTCCAACCTGAAACTCACCAAGATCCCGGATCGCATCCCGCAGTCCACGGCTGAGCT gCGCCTGAACAGCAATGAAATCTCTATCCTGGAGGCTACTGGCATCTTCAAGAAACTCCCACATCTGAAGAAAAT CAACCTCAGCAACAACAAGGTATCGGAGATTGAGGATGGGGCATTCGAGGGGGCATCCTCTGTGAATGAGCTGCACCTCACTGTCAACCAGCTGGAGTCGGTGCGGAGTGGCATGTTCAGGGGCCTGGATGGGCTGAGGACACT gATGCTGAGGAACAACCGCATCAGCTGCATCCACAACGACAGCTTCACGGGGCTGCGCAATGTCCGCCTGCTCTCCCTGTATGACAACCAGATCAGCACCATTGCTCCGGGCGCCTTTGACACGCTGCAGTCCCTTTCCACACT GAACCTGCTCGCCAACCCTTTCAACTGCAACTGCCAGCTGGCCTGGCTGGGGGAATGGCTGCGCAAGAGGAAGATCGTGACGGGGAACCCTCGGTGCCAAAACCCCGACTTCCTCCGGCAGATCCCTCTCCAAGACGTGGCTTTCCCTGACTTCAGGTGTGAGGAAG GTAAGGAGGAGACCACCTGCATCCCTCGGCCCCAGTGCCCACAAGAGTGCACCTGCCTTGACACCGTTGTCCGCTGCAGCAACAAGCATCTCAAGGCCCTGCCCAAGGGGATCCCCAAGAACGTCACAGAGCT CTACCTGGATGGGAACCAGTTCACTCAGGTCCCAGGGCAGCTCTCTACCTTCAAGTACCTGCAGCTTGT CGATCTGAGCAACAACAAGATCAGCTCCCTGAGCAACTCCTCCTTCACCAACATGAGCCAGCTCACCACCCT GATCCTCAGCTACAACTCCTTGCAGTGCATCCCTCCACAGGCCTTCGAGGGCCTCCGTTCCCTCCGGCTGCT GTCTCTCCATGGCAATGACATCTCCAGCCTCCCCGAGGGCATCTTTGCAGATGTCACCTCTCTGTCTCACCT agccATCGGGGCCAATCCCCTGTACTGCAGCTGCAACCTGCGCTGGCTCTCCAGCTGGGTCAAGACAGGGTACAAGGAGCCAGGCATCGCCCGCTGCGCTGGGCCCCCCGACATGGAAGGCAAACTGCTGCTCACCACCCCTGCCAAGAAGTTTGAGTGCCAAG GCCCACCCTCCCTGAGTGTCCAGGCCAAGTGCAATCCCTgcctctccagcccctgccagaaCCAGGGCACCTGCCACAATGACCCCCTCAGCTTCTACCGCTGCACCTGCCCCAGCGGCTACAAG ggcagggactgcgAGGTGCCCCTCAGTGGCTGCTCCTCCAACCCCTGCGCCAATGGGGGGACCTGCCAGcctgaggagggggaaggagctgggTTCAG gTGCCTGTGCCCAGAAGGCTTCGAGGGCCTGAGCTGCCGTGCCACCAGCAACCCCTGCAAGGAGCACGTCTGTGGGAACGGAGGCTCCTGTGTGCCCAGTGCCACCAACTACACCTGCCTTTGTCCTGCCCACTACACAG GGGAATTCTGTGAGCAGCCACCTGATTTCTGCTCATCTGAGCTCAACCCATGCCAGCACGACTCCACATGCATCTCTACTAGCCAGGGGCCCAG gtGTGTGTGCGCCCCTGGCTACGTGGGGAGCAACTGCAGCGAGGACTTCGATGACTGCCAAGACCACCGGTGCCAGAACAACGCCCGCTGCCTGGACGAGGTGAACGGCTACTCCTGCCTCTGCACTGAGGGCTACAG TGGCCAGCTCTGCGAGATGCCGCCCCACACCGCTGGCCAGTCTGGTCTCTGCGAGCGAGCCGAGTGCCAAAACGGGGCCCCGTGTGTGGAGCGCGGTGCCCGCGCCCTTTGCCAGTGCCTGCCTGGCTTCGGTGGCCCCAAgtgtgagaagctgctgagcGTCAACTTCGTGGACCGTGACACGTACCTGCAGTTCACTGACCTGCAGGACTGGCCACGGGCCAACATCACCCTTCAG GTCTCCACAGCTGAAGGCAATGGCATCCTGCTGTATAATGGTGACAGTGACCACATGGCTGTGGAGCTGTACCAGGGCCATGTCAGGGTCAGCTATGACCCTGGCACCCACCCCAGCTCAGCCATCTACAG TGCCGAGACCATCAACGATGGGCAGTTCCACACCGTGGAGCTGGTGACCTTCGACCAGATGGTGAACCTCTCCATTGACGGTGGCAGCCCCATGACCATGGACAACTCAGGGAAGCACTACACACTGAACAGTGAGGCTCCTCTCTATGTGGGAG gaaTGCCTGTGGATGTCAACTCAGCTGCCTTCCGCCTCTGGCAGCTCCTCAATGGCACCAGCTTCCACGGATGCATCCGCAACCTCTACATCAACAACGAGCTGCAGGACTTCACCAAGACGCGGATGACACCAGGGGTGGTGCCGGGCTGCGAGCCCTGCCGCAAGCTCTACTGCCTCCATGGCATCTGCCAGCCCGCCGGCGCCCAGGGCCCCGTCTGCCACTGTGAGCCCGGCTGGGACGGGCCCCACTGCGACCAGCCCCGTGGTGGCCCCTGCCAGGGGCACAA GTGTGTGCATGGGCTGTGCCTGCCACTCGACGCCCTCTCCTATAGCTGCCAGTGCCGTGAAGGCTACCAGGGCGCCCTCTGCAACCAGCCTGCTGAGCCACCTGACCCCTGCCACCACCAGCCCTGCATCCATGGCCACTGCCACCTCACCCCAGGTGGCCAGCCTACCTGCGAGTGCCATGATGGCTACACCGGAGCCCTCTGTGACCAAG AGCCGGAGTGCCGTGGGGAGCCAGTGCGGGACTACCACCAGGTGCAGCGGGGCTATGCCATCTGCCAGACGACGCGGCCGGTGGCCTGGGTGGAATGCCGGGGGACCTGCGGTGGCCCTGACGCCGGTTGCTGCACTGGACTGCGGCTCCGGCGCAGGAAATATGCCTTTGAGTGCAGCAACGGTGCAACCTTCgtggaggaggtggagaagCCCAGCAAGTGTGGCTGCAGCCAGTGCCTGTGA